From a region of the Sporanaerobacter acetigenes DSM 13106 genome:
- the cobU gene encoding bifunctional adenosylcobinamide kinase/adenosylcobinamide-phosphate guanylyltransferase gives MIVLVTGGARSGKSSFAEKIYEGKKDVVYIATSKITDREMEDRIKLHRDSRPSIWRTFEGNYDLQSALGEERYYLLDCITVLTSNIMYDMTKDKERISIELQKTVEDAVYNELKALIDEINKRGYNLVMVTNEVGDSLVPENHIGRVFRDIQGRVNQRIAQISHEVYLVCCGIPMKIK, from the coding sequence ATGATTGTTTTAGTGACAGGCGGAGCAAGGAGCGGAAAAAGCTCCTTTGCTGAAAAAATATATGAAGGGAAAAAAGATGTAGTATACATTGCTACATCTAAAATAACTGATAGGGAAATGGAAGATAGAATAAAGCTCCATAGAGACTCCAGGCCAAGTATTTGGAGAACTTTTGAAGGAAACTATGACTTACAAAGTGCATTGGGAGAAGAAAGGTATTATTTACTAGATTGTATAACTGTTCTCACGTCAAATATTATGTATGACATGACAAAGGATAAAGAGAGAATATCCATAGAACTTCAGAAAACTGTAGAAGATGCTGTTTACAATGAATTGAAAGCCCTTATAGATGAAATAAACAAAAGAGGATACAATCTTGTCATGGTGACCAATGAAGTTGGGGATTCGCTAGTGCCAGAAAATCATATAGGTAGAGTGTTTAGAGATATTCAAGGAAGAGTAAATCAGAGAATAGCTCAAATTTCTCATGAAGTATATTTGGTATGTTGTGGCATACCGATGAAGATAAAATGA
- a CDS encoding Hsp20/alpha crystallin family protein produces MFGLTPYRRGRRDLDMIREPWNFDKMFDVMLGDFYTDSGFPKYFPMDNSGIRVDIAENDNEYILEAELPGVSKEDIKLELKDDMLTISVERKEEVEEKKENYIRRERHFGSMCRSFYVDDIEQDNVKAKFEDGILTVKLPKAEHSSPKNNQIPIE; encoded by the coding sequence ATGTTTGGCTTGACTCCATATAGAAGAGGCAGAAGAGATTTAGATATGATTAGGGAACCTTGGAATTTTGACAAAATGTTTGATGTGATGTTAGGGGATTTTTACACTGATTCAGGGTTTCCAAAGTATTTCCCTATGGATAATAGTGGAATTAGGGTAGACATAGCTGAAAATGACAATGAATATATATTGGAAGCAGAACTTCCAGGAGTAAGCAAAGAAGATATAAAACTAGAACTTAAAGATGACATGTTGACAATTTCAGTAGAAAGGAAAGAAGAAGTAGAAGAGAAAAAAGAAAACTATATTAGAAGAGAAAGACATTTTGGCAGTATGTGTAGAAGTTTTTATGTAGATGATATAGAACAAGACAATGTAAAGGCTAAATTTGAAGATGGAATTCTTACTGTAAAATTACCTAAAGCAGAACATAGTTCACCTAAAAACAATCAAATCCCCATTGAATAA
- a CDS encoding indolepyruvate oxidoreductase subunit beta: MVKSLLLVGVGGQGTILVSKILSQGLINEGYDVKMSEIHGMAQRGGSVTTQIRFGEKVYSPSIGEGEADVMIAFEKVEAARYLNQLKKGGRLIVNDVEMYPLPVLTGKEKYPDGVIEALEKEVENVKVVNARKVAEDLGEIKTQNIVMLGCLVKALELENIDWIKLIKENLPERVHEINIKAFENGMNL, translated from the coding sequence ATGGTTAAGAGTTTATTGTTGGTAGGAGTTGGTGGGCAAGGAACTATATTGGTATCAAAAATTCTTTCTCAAGGTCTGATAAATGAAGGCTATGATGTGAAAATGTCAGAAATTCATGGTATGGCTCAAAGAGGAGGAAGTGTAACTACTCAAATAAGATTTGGGGAAAAAGTATATTCACCATCTATCGGAGAAGGCGAAGCAGATGTCATGATAGCCTTTGAAAAGGTAGAAGCTGCAAGATATTTAAATCAACTAAAAAAAGGTGGAAGACTTATAGTTAATGACGTAGAAATGTATCCACTGCCAGTGCTTACTGGCAAAGAAAAATATCCAGATGGGGTCATAGAAGCATTGGAAAAGGAAGTTGAAAATGTAAAAGTTGTCAATGCAAGAAAGGTAGCAGAAGATTTAGGAGAAATAAAAACTCAAAATATTGTAATGCTAGGTTGTCTTGTAAAGGCCTTGGAACTTGAAAACATAGACTGGATAAAACTTATTAAAGAAAATTTACCTGAAAGAGTTCATGAGATAAATATCAAAGCATTTGAAAACGGAATGAATCTTTAG
- the cobC gene encoding alpha-ribazole phosphatase gives MDIIFIRHGETRENKRGVYGSSDTSLSQMGREQIFKAKEPIQSISFEKVYTSPLMRTMETAALLGLKGDLDKRIQEIDFGIFEGKTYEEIKRNYPEETYAWTNDYIYYRIPNGESLMDLYNRTSNFLEDIVSKDKNTLVITHEGVIRCALCWVFDNVEYFYRFKVNNGSLTTISVDEGYKYIKNVNK, from the coding sequence GTGGATATAATATTTATTCGCCATGGAGAAACAAGAGAAAATAAAAGGGGTGTATATGGAAGTTCTGATACTTCATTGTCTCAAATGGGAAGAGAACAGATATTTAAGGCAAAAGAACCCATACAAAGTATTTCTTTTGAAAAGGTATATACAAGCCCATTAATGAGAACAATGGAAACTGCGGCATTGCTAGGATTAAAAGGCGATTTAGATAAAAGAATACAAGAAATAGATTTTGGTATATTTGAAGGAAAAACTTATGAGGAAATAAAAAGAAATTATCCTGAAGAAACCTATGCGTGGACAAATGACTATATATATTACAGAATACCAAACGGGGAAAGTTTGATGGATCTTTATAATCGGACATCAAACTTTTTAGAAGATATTGTGTCGAAGGATAAAAATACATTGGTTATAACTCATGAAGGAGTCATAAGATGTGCTCTATGCTGGGTATTTGACAATGTAGAATATTTTTATAGATTTAAAGTAAATAATGGCAGTCTTACAACTATATCTGTTGATGAAGGTTATAAGTATATAAAGAATGTGAATAAATAA
- the cobT gene encoding nicotinate-nucleotide--dimethylbenzimidazole phosphoribosyltransferase: MELFKETLKAITPPDEKAKKLASERLDSLAKPIGSLGVLEDIVIKMAGITGKPHNSIEKRNIVIMCADNGVVEEGVSAPPQIFTKILTENLTKGLTGVSVLSKLANSDVTIVDIGVNGEIDNPKILNRKVNYGTKNMTKGSSMTREEAIKAIEVGIEVADKLYSEGYSILGTGEMGIGNTTTSGAVLSVFSGLDPKITCGKGAGLTEEQYENKINCVKKAIEVNKPNSEDPIDVISKVGGFDIAGMCGCFLSAAKNRKPIVIDGFISSAAALCAVRLNPLVKEYVFPSHLSKEPGALYMAKEIGVKPMLDLEMRLGEGSGCPLAFQVIDSALYVMDHMATFDEATLDGDTLIDIR; this comes from the coding sequence ATGGAACTTTTTAAAGAAACTTTAAAAGCTATAACACCGCCAGATGAAAAGGCAAAAAAATTGGCTAGTGAAAGATTGGATAGTTTAGCAAAACCTATAGGTAGTCTAGGAGTATTGGAAGATATAGTTATAAAGATGGCTGGTATCACAGGAAAGCCTCACAATAGTATTGAAAAAAGAAATATAGTCATCATGTGTGCAGACAATGGAGTAGTAGAAGAAGGAGTAAGTGCTCCTCCACAAATCTTTACAAAGATTCTTACTGAAAATTTGACAAAAGGTCTTACAGGGGTATCTGTTCTTTCTAAATTGGCAAATTCAGATGTGACGATAGTGGATATTGGGGTTAATGGAGAAATAGACAATCCCAAAATTCTTAATAGAAAAGTCAACTATGGAACTAAGAATATGACAAAAGGGTCCAGTATGACTCGTGAAGAAGCTATAAAAGCTATAGAAGTGGGAATAGAAGTTGCGGATAAACTTTACAGTGAAGGATATAGTATACTTGGAACAGGAGAAATGGGTATAGGAAATACTACTACTAGTGGTGCGGTATTGAGTGTTTTTTCAGGTCTTGATCCAAAGATTACTTGTGGAAAGGGAGCAGGACTTACAGAAGAACAATATGAAAATAAGATAAATTGTGTAAAAAAGGCTATTGAAGTGAATAAACCAAATAGTGAAGACCCAATTGATGTTATATCTAAAGTAGGCGGCTTTGATATAGCTGGAATGTGCGGTTGTTTTCTTTCCGCAGCTAAAAATAGAAAACCAATAGTTATAGACGGGTTTATTTCTTCTGCAGCAGCTCTTTGTGCTGTAAGATTGAATCCATTAGTTAAAGAATATGTATTTCCATCTCATCTTTCAAAAGAACCAGGAGCTTTGTATATGGCAAAGGAAATCGGCGTTAAACCTATGCTTGATTTAGAAATGAGACTTGGTGAAGGTTCAGGATGTCCTTTAGCTTTTCAAGTAATAGACTCAGCACTATATGTGATGGATCATATGGCTACATTTGATGAAGCTACTCTTGATGGGGATACATTAATAGATATAAGGTGA
- the gltX gene encoding glutamate--tRNA ligase, producing the protein MEDVRVRFAPSPTGYLHIGGARTALFNYYFAKKNNGKFILRIEDTDTERLKEDSVSQIISSMKWLGMDWDEGPGIGGDYGPYFQSERRELYTKEIMRLVEEGKAYYCFCTEEDIQKEREEQKEKKLPFRYSGKCSHLSKEEVEKNLKEGKPYVIRIKIPWEGTTEVEDLIRGKVCVDNTQLDDYIIMKSNGMPTYNLACAVDDHMMKINYVIRAEEHLSNTPKQLHIYRALGYEIPQFAHISMILAPDRSKLSKRHGATSVEEFRERGYLKEAIVNYLTLLGWSPGEDEEIFSVEDTLKKFQLDKVSKTAAIYDVDKLTWMNSQYLRELNLDYIVRESIPYFIEKGLIEEDEVEEKYEYMKRVVEAVREKVKLLPEIAEASTYFFKDIEEYDEKGVKKRFKKEGVVELLEEGRETLRNAPAFDVETVEKEYRDLIDELGIKGGDIIHPTRLALSGKTVGPGLFDIISILGREECIKRMDKAIEYISNIDE; encoded by the coding sequence ATGGAGGATGTAAGAGTTAGATTTGCACCAAGTCCTACAGGATATTTACATATAGGAGGTGCAAGAACAGCTCTATTTAATTATTATTTTGCAAAGAAAAATAATGGAAAGTTTATTTTGAGAATAGAAGATACAGACACAGAGAGACTTAAGGAAGATTCAGTATCTCAAATAATATCCAGTATGAAATGGCTTGGGATGGATTGGGATGAAGGTCCAGGAATTGGAGGAGATTATGGACCATATTTTCAATCAGAGAGAAGAGAATTGTATACTAAAGAGATAATGAGACTTGTAGAAGAAGGGAAAGCATATTATTGTTTTTGTACGGAAGAGGATATTCAAAAAGAAAGAGAAGAACAAAAGGAGAAAAAGCTTCCGTTTAGGTATTCAGGAAAATGTAGCCATCTTTCAAAGGAAGAAGTAGAGAAAAATTTGAAAGAAGGAAAGCCTTATGTCATAAGGATAAAGATTCCTTGGGAAGGAACTACTGAAGTAGAAGATTTAATTAGAGGAAAGGTTTGTGTTGACAATACTCAATTAGATGACTATATAATCATGAAGTCAAATGGAATGCCTACATACAATCTTGCTTGTGCAGTAGATGATCATATGATGAAGATAAATTATGTCATAAGGGCAGAAGAACATTTATCCAATACACCAAAACAACTCCATATATATAGAGCTTTGGGATATGAAATACCACAATTTGCTCATATTTCCATGATCCTTGCTCCAGATAGAAGTAAATTAAGTAAAAGGCATGGAGCTACAAGTGTAGAGGAGTTTAGAGAAAGAGGATATCTAAAAGAAGCAATAGTCAATTATTTAACTCTATTGGGCTGGTCTCCTGGAGAAGATGAAGAAATATTTTCTGTAGAGGATACATTGAAAAAATTTCAACTTGATAAAGTTTCAAAAACTGCAGCGATATATGATGTAGATAAGCTTACTTGGATGAATAGCCAATATTTAAGGGAGCTTAATTTAGATTATATTGTGAGAGAATCTATTCCATATTTTATAGAAAAAGGACTAATAGAGGAAGATGAAGTAGAAGAAAAATACGAATATATGAAGAGAGTAGTTGAGGCAGTTAGGGAAAAGGTAAAATTGCTTCCTGAAATAGCTGAAGCTAGTACTTATTTTTTCAAGGATATTGAAGAATATGATGAAAAAGGCGTAAAAAAGAGATTTAAAAAAGAAGGAGTAGTAGAACTTCTAGAAGAGGGTAGGGAAACCCTTAGAAATGCTCCAGCTTTTGATGTGGAGACAGTAGAAAAAGAGTATAGAGATTTAATTGATGAGCTTGGAATAAAGGGTGGAGATATAATTCATCCTACTAGACTTGCACTGTCAGGAAAAACTGTAGGCCCTGGATTATTTGATATCATTTCTATATTGGGCAGGGAAGAATGCATAAAAAGAATGGATAAGGCAATAGAATATATAAGTAATATAGATGAATAA
- the iorA gene encoding indolepyruvate ferredoxin oxidoreductase subunit alpha: MKKLLTGNEAIARGAYEAGCQVACAYPGTPSTEILENVSTYKEIYSEWSTNEKVALEVASGASIGGARSMVTMKHVGLNVAADPLFTMAYEGVNGGLVVVTADEPGLHSSQNEQDNRLYAPHAKVAMLEPSDSQECKDFMKYAFEISETFDTPVLFRVTTRVCHSKGLVELGERQEVEVKEYVKNIKKYIMVPANSKTKHMEIETERLPRLRQYSNNTPLNRIEWGDKKIGIITSGISYLHAKEVFGDNASYLKIGFSYPLPEEMIVKFAKAVDKLYVIEENEPYIENTVKALGIECIGKDFIPICWELSPDIIRKALVKEEKRETYHADVQVPSRPPALCAGCPHRGMFYAVSKLKDVVVTSDIGCYTLGMAPPLNVGDTVICMGAGISAGLGFEKAFKIAGRDKKVFGFVGDSTFFHSGMTGLVNAVYNKTNMVMVILDNRITAMTGHQQNPGTGKTLMGDPTQIVDIESIVKAVGIKEENIRVVDPYNLEQTNAAVKDAYEATEPFVIITKQPCALIKEVQRRRKDMYCEVNQEKCKKCKTCLKIGCPAISVKDNVVSIDKSLCNGCTICKQVCPFDAIERVGE, encoded by the coding sequence ATGAAAAAGCTTTTAACAGGCAATGAAGCTATTGCAAGAGGTGCCTATGAAGCAGGGTGCCAAGTAGCTTGTGCTTATCCAGGAACTCCTAGTACTGAAATATTAGAAAACGTTTCCACATACAAAGAAATATACTCAGAATGGTCGACGAATGAAAAAGTAGCATTAGAAGTAGCAAGTGGTGCTTCGATAGGCGGAGCTAGGTCAATGGTGACTATGAAACATGTAGGACTAAATGTAGCAGCAGATCCACTTTTCACAATGGCTTATGAAGGAGTAAATGGAGGCCTTGTTGTAGTGACTGCAGACGAACCAGGACTTCATAGCTCTCAAAATGAACAAGACAATAGATTATATGCTCCTCATGCAAAAGTAGCTATGTTAGAGCCATCAGACAGTCAAGAGTGTAAAGATTTTATGAAATATGCTTTTGAAATAAGCGAGACTTTTGATACGCCAGTATTATTTAGAGTGACTACTAGGGTATGTCATAGCAAGGGATTGGTAGAACTTGGCGAAAGACAAGAAGTAGAAGTTAAAGAATATGTAAAAAATATAAAGAAATATATCATGGTACCTGCAAACTCTAAAACAAAACATATGGAGATAGAAACTGAAAGACTTCCAAGATTGAGACAGTATTCAAACAATACTCCTTTAAATAGAATTGAATGGGGAGATAAAAAAATAGGAATTATAACAAGTGGAATTTCCTATTTGCACGCAAAAGAAGTATTTGGAGACAATGCATCTTATCTAAAGATAGGATTTAGTTATCCACTTCCAGAGGAAATGATAGTTAAATTTGCAAAAGCTGTAGATAAATTATATGTAATAGAAGAAAACGAACCATATATTGAAAATACTGTAAAAGCACTTGGAATAGAGTGTATAGGAAAAGACTTTATTCCAATATGTTGGGAATTGAGCCCAGATATTATTAGAAAGGCACTAGTTAAAGAAGAGAAAAGAGAAACTTATCATGCAGATGTACAAGTTCCTTCTAGACCACCTGCTCTTTGTGCTGGATGTCCTCACAGGGGAATGTTCTATGCTGTAAGCAAACTTAAGGATGTAGTAGTTACAAGTGATATAGGCTGCTATACTCTTGGTATGGCACCACCATTAAATGTTGGAGATACAGTTATCTGTATGGGTGCAGGAATAAGTGCAGGATTGGGATTTGAGAAGGCCTTTAAGATAGCAGGAAGAGATAAAAAGGTATTTGGATTTGTCGGAGATTCAACTTTCTTCCATTCAGGAATGACTGGTCTTGTAAATGCAGTTTATAACAAGACAAACATGGTAATGGTAATACTTGACAATAGAATTACAGCTATGACTGGACACCAACAAAATCCAGGAACAGGAAAGACTTTGATGGGAGATCCTACTCAAATAGTAGATATTGAATCCATAGTTAAAGCTGTAGGTATAAAAGAAGAGAACATAAGGGTGGTAGATCCTTACAATTTAGAACAAACAAATGCTGCTGTAAAGGATGCTTATGAGGCTACAGAACCTTTTGTTATCATTACAAAACAACCTTGTGCACTTATCAAGGAAGTTCAAAGAAGAAGAAAAGATATGTATTGTGAAGTAAATCAAGAAAAATGTAAAAAGTGTAAGACTTGTCTAAAGATCGGTTGTCCAGCTATATCTGTGAAGGACAATGTAGTGAGCATAGACAAATCCCTTTGCAATGGATGTACTATTTGTAAGCAAGTTTGTCCATTTGATGCTATAGAAAGGGTAGGTGAATAA
- a CDS encoding DUF1622 domain-containing protein, whose translation MEIEMFLEKIIPYITGILESIGVFIIVLSTIKTFIAFIKGGFNFSDEKLKIELAKALALSLEFKLAAEILKTVIVRTIDEFIILSAVVILRVILTFVIHWEIKTGMKDEGEQVKEHN comes from the coding sequence ATGGAGATAGAAATGTTTCTAGAAAAGATAATTCCTTATATAACTGGAATATTAGAGTCAATAGGAGTATTTATAATAGTTTTGTCAACAATAAAGACTTTTATAGCTTTTATTAAAGGTGGATTTAATTTTAGCGATGAAAAGTTAAAAATTGAATTGGCAAAAGCTCTAGCTCTAAGTTTGGAATTTAAATTGGCTGCAGAAATTTTAAAAACAGTCATAGTAAGGACTATTGATGAATTTATAATACTTTCAGCTGTAGTTATATTAAGAGTTATTTTAACTTTCGTAATACATTGGGAAATCAAAACGGGAATGAAAGATGAGGGTGAGCAAGTAAAAGAACATAATTAA
- a CDS encoding V-type ATP synthase subunit I, with the protein MAVEKMSMLNVVGNINEVDNVVKDLILSGKVSLVNSLKQIEENSFMFNVEAKNVEKAIELNSITSFTNREYCEDCSEKINELKSIYGEKLLPNMNCLNEKYNLDESIESFHTIYDKLTKLYGEFNSAKEEINHIDEFYKNFIYIKDVNVNIEDLRKLEYFSYTFGVLSKEDRLKLRKNYENILAAVFHTGSSENGEVYLIIYPNNVREECERVLRSLNFKNIDIPEYFSGTPEEILKSIERKRSEIANRMKELEDFLNKFKKDSLEEVECFLGKVYVAEKIKQAKEQMACSNNFFYLSAWIPDVDRNEIEDILSNYEGLLVIFNAENGMHKMKTPTKLRNNKLFKPFETLVNMYGIPSYNELDPTPFLSITYMFLFGAMFGDLGQGMILLIGGLLLSKKQDKKVFGQILIRLGLSSMIFGVLYGAFFGFENVIPALLIRPFENINTILKSAVIIGIFLIFISYVYSILNSIKRKNLKEGLFGKNGVVGFAFYILLLSLLGGKLLNKTIIPRKLGGILSVVFIGLMVFKEPLSNILLKKRPLYDEDVSSYYIESGFSILETLLSMLSGTVSFIRVGAFALTHVGLFIAFQTIGKMIGTQVGNIIVLLLGNVIIIGLEGLIVFIQGLRLEYYELFSRYYEGEGIEFKPIRFQ; encoded by the coding sequence ATGGCAGTTGAAAAAATGTCTATGCTGAATGTTGTAGGAAATATAAATGAAGTTGACAATGTGGTAAAAGATTTGATTCTTTCAGGGAAAGTAAGCCTTGTAAACTCTCTAAAACAAATAGAAGAAAACAGTTTTATGTTCAATGTAGAGGCTAAGAATGTAGAAAAGGCTATAGAATTAAATTCTATTACATCTTTTACAAATAGAGAGTATTGTGAAGATTGCTCAGAGAAAATAAATGAACTGAAGAGCATATATGGTGAGAAATTACTTCCAAATATGAATTGTTTGAATGAAAAATATAATTTAGACGAATCAATTGAGTCTTTTCACACTATATATGATAAATTGACAAAGCTCTACGGGGAATTCAATTCTGCAAAAGAGGAAATAAATCATATAGATGAATTTTATAAAAATTTTATTTATATAAAAGATGTAAATGTAAATATTGAAGATTTGAGAAAATTGGAATATTTTAGCTATACTTTCGGTGTGCTTTCTAAAGAAGACAGGTTAAAACTTAGAAAAAATTATGAAAATATATTAGCAGCAGTATTTCATACAGGTAGTAGTGAAAATGGAGAAGTTTATTTAATCATATATCCTAATAATGTAAGAGAAGAATGTGAGAGGGTTTTAAGATCTTTAAATTTTAAAAATATAGATATTCCTGAATATTTTTCAGGGACCCCAGAAGAAATATTAAAAAGTATTGAAAGAAAAAGAAGCGAAATTGCAAATAGGATGAAGGAATTAGAAGATTTTTTGAACAAATTTAAGAAGGATTCTTTAGAAGAGGTTGAGTGTTTTTTAGGGAAAGTTTATGTAGCAGAAAAAATAAAACAAGCTAAAGAACAGATGGCCTGCTCTAACAATTTCTTTTATCTTTCTGCTTGGATTCCAGATGTGGATAGGAATGAAATAGAAGATATTTTATCTAATTATGAAGGATTGTTAGTTATATTTAATGCAGAAAATGGAATGCATAAGATGAAAACTCCTACGAAGTTGAGAAACAACAAATTATTTAAACCATTTGAAACATTAGTGAATATGTATGGGATACCATCCTATAATGAATTGGATCCAACACCGTTTTTAAGTATTACTTATATGTTTTTATTTGGTGCTATGTTTGGAGATTTAGGTCAGGGAATGATATTGTTGATTGGCGGGCTTTTACTTTCAAAGAAACAAGACAAGAAAGTATTTGGGCAGATACTTATAAGACTTGGATTAAGTTCAATGATTTTTGGAGTACTTTATGGGGCGTTTTTTGGATTTGAAAACGTGATTCCGGCCCTTTTAATTCGACCTTTTGAAAACATAAATACAATTTTGAAAAGTGCAGTAATTATAGGAATATTTCTTATATTTATAAGTTATGTATACAGTATTTTAAATAGTATAAAGAGAAAGAATTTGAAAGAGGGATTATTTGGTAAAAATGGAGTTGTAGGTTTTGCGTTTTATATATTGTTACTTTCCCTTTTAGGAGGAAAACTTTTAAATAAAACGATTATTCCTAGGAAACTTGGAGGCATATTGTCTGTAGTTTTTATAGGGCTTATGGTTTTTAAAGAACCTCTTTCTAATATTCTTTTGAAGAAAAGACCTCTTTATGATGAAGATGTTTCAAGCTATTATATTGAAAGTGGTTTTTCTATACTGGAAACTCTTTTAAGTATGCTTAGTGGTACAGTTTCCTTCATAAGGGTTGGAGCATTTGCTCTTACTCACGTAGGGCTATTTATAGCTTTTCAGACTATAGGCAAAATGATAGGAACACAGGTAGGCAATATAATAGTTTTACTTTTAGGAAATGTCATCATAATTGGTCTTGAAGGATTGATAGTTTTTATTCAAGGATTGAGACTTGAATATTATGAATTGTTTAGCAGGTATTATGAAGGGGAAGGTATTGAATTTAAGCCAATAAGATTTCAATGA
- a CDS encoding V-type ATPase subunit: MGNERRFAAINTKIRALSRNLLTDEDFINLFRCKSIEEIASYLKEHTNYKMILEDVNIKNIHRRELEQLIKKYMIFQYEKLFHYFTGEYKRLFKVIFMRYDIEDLKIYLRVISRGEDIENIVDHTAYPVKHGTLDYKKLSNSKNIEEFVENLNDTPYYQILKPYLNEENRRLLFYMEMNLDRLYFEIIKKQGLKLDEEDLKLFQDFLGKNIDLLNLEWIYRGIKYYQLVPEELINYTIEGGHEYNYSDIKEYCYSEEDEFVEKVLNSKYNFLFDTEQDVDLFMERRIERYIYFQFIELYRKGKMNITVSMAYIHLLEYEIRDLYSTIEAIRYGLNLDEGKKYLVRKIEGSDI; the protein is encoded by the coding sequence ATGGGAAATGAAAGAAGATTTGCAGCAATAAATACTAAAATAAGAGCACTAAGCAGAAATCTTCTTACAGATGAAGATTTTATAAATCTCTTTAGATGCAAATCTATAGAAGAAATTGCTTCTTACTTAAAAGAGCATACAAATTATAAAATGATTTTAGAAGATGTAAATATAAAGAATATTCATAGAAGAGAATTAGAGCAGTTGATTAAAAAGTATATGATTTTTCAATATGAAAAGCTTTTTCATTATTTTACTGGAGAATATAAAAGGCTATTTAAAGTAATATTCATGAGATACGACATAGAGGACTTGAAAATCTATTTAAGGGTTATTTCAAGAGGTGAAGATATAGAAAATATAGTAGATCACACTGCATATCCTGTGAAACATGGAACTTTGGATTATAAAAAATTATCTAATTCTAAAAATATTGAAGAGTTTGTTGAAAACTTAAATGATACACCATATTATCAAATATTAAAGCCTTATTTAAATGAGGAAAATAGAAGACTATTGTTTTATATGGAGATGAATTTAGATAGGCTTTATTTTGAAATTATCAAGAAGCAAGGATTAAAATTAGATGAAGAAGATTTGAAACTGTTTCAAGACTTTCTTGGGAAAAATATTGATTTACTTAATTTAGAATGGATATACAGGGGAATTAAATATTATCAATTAGTTCCAGAAGAACTGATAAATTATACTATTGAAGGTGGTCATGAATACAATTACAGTGATATAAAAGAATATTGCTATTCTGAGGAAGATGAATTTGTAGAAAAAGTGCTCAATTCAAAATACAATTTTTTATTTGATACTGAACAAGATGTAGATTTGTTCATGGAAAGAAGAATTGAAAGATATATTTATTTTCAGTTTATAGAACTATATAGGAAGGGGAAAATGAATATTACAGTGTCTATGGCCTATATTCATCTTTTAGAATATGAAATAAGGGATCTTTATTCAACCATAGAAGCTATAAGATATGGACTTAATTTAGATGAGGGGAAAAAGTATCTTGTAAGGAAAATCGAAGGAAGTGATATCTAA
- the cobS gene encoding adenosylcobinamide-GDP ribazoletransferase yields MIKGLILSIQFLSRIPINIPIDFNGENLSKSTLFFPLTGMIIGGLAGLVYYLFSYINTDIASFLAITTIIIVTGGLHLDGLGDTFDGFFSARDKDRILEIMKDSRAGTYGVVAIILDILLKYILLSNISKNVPLVLALSCGNGRLIAAVLMSFTKIARPGGIGDMFAKSKPKKYALTGTIIYGLVIFFINPLYLIPLGFSLLGACLITLKTYKTIGGFTGDVYGASIELTEIVSLLVFMGVMLWI; encoded by the coding sequence ATGATAAAAGGACTTATACTTTCCATTCAATTTCTTTCAAGAATACCTATAAATATACCTATAGATTTCAATGGCGAGAACTTATCTAAAAGTACACTTTTTTTCCCATTGACTGGAATGATTATTGGAGGGCTGGCAGGACTTGTATACTATCTGTTTTCCTATATAAATACTGATATAGCCTCTTTTTTAGCTATAACCACTATTATAATTGTCACCGGGGGACTTCATCTAGATGGATTGGGGGATACTTTTGATGGATTCTTTTCTGCCAGGGACAAGGATAGAATACTTGAAATAATGAAAGACAGTAGAGCTGGTACTTATGGTGTAGTAGCCATAATATTAGATATACTTTTAAAATACATACTTTTATCCAATATAAGTAAAAATGTTCCTCTCGTACTTGCTCTTTCTTGTGGAAATGGAAGACTTATAGCAGCTGTTCTCATGTCTTTCACCAAGATAGCTAGACCTGGTGGAATAGGAGACATGTTTGCTAAAAGCAAACCTAAAAAATATGCATTGACGGGAACTATAATATATGGTTTAGTTATTTTTTTTATAAATCCGCTGTATCTTATACCATTGGGATTTTCGTTGCTTGGAGCTTGTTTGATAACTTTGAAGACTTACAAAACTATTGGTGGTTTTACAGGAGATGTATATGGAGCTAGTATAGAACTTACAGAAATAGTGTCTTTATTAGTTTTTATGGGGGTAATGTTGTGGATATAA